One region of Quercus lobata isolate SW786 chromosome 2, ValleyOak3.0 Primary Assembly, whole genome shotgun sequence genomic DNA includes:
- the LOC115976704 gene encoding WAT1-related protein At3g28050-like isoform X1: MGGRYCYKDVWPFTAMVTMECINVGLNTLFKAATLQGMSYHVFVVYAYAIAALVLFPAPFISRRSRVLPPLNFSIMSKIGLLGIIGSSSQIMGYTGINYSSPTLASAISNLVPAFTFILAIIFRMEKVALRSTSSQAKILGTIISISGAFVVTLYKGPPIVIAQKSSVSLNQPLNSLKSNWVIGGLLLTAEYILVPLWYIVQAQIMKEYPNELTVIFFYNLTVSIIAAVVGLMTEKNPNAWRLRPNIALVSVVCSGIFGSFINNTVHAWALRVKGPLFVAMFKPLSIAIAVAMGVMFLSDTLHLGSLVGATIISFGFYTVMWGKAKEEIGVDHEVGSLESPSTTQKTPLLQSYKAQEGIFLKKSHLDSYVSTISKVK; encoded by the exons atgggagggAGGTATTGTTACAAAGATGTGTGGCCCTTCACAGCCATGGTGACAATGGAGTGTATCAACGTTGGGTTAAACACTCTGTTCAAGGCCGCCACTTTACAAGGGATGAGTTACCATGTCTTTGTTGTCTATGCTTATGCTATTGCTGCTCTTGTTCTCTTTCCTGCACCTTTTATCTCCAGaag ATCAAGGGTGCTTCCTCCCCTTAACTTTTCCATAATGTCCAAAATTGGTCTTCTTGGAATCATAGG GAGTTCATCTCAGATCATGGGATATACAGGCATCAATTACAGTTCTCCAACACTTGCTTCAGCCATCAGCAACTTGGTGCCAGCCTTTACCTTCATACTTGCCATCattttcag GATGGAAAAGGTAGCATTGAGAAGCACAAGCAGTCAAGCAAAAATCTTGGGCACCATAATATCAATATCAGGTGCATTTGTTGTGACTCTCTACAAAGGCCCGCCAATCGTCATTGCTCAAAAATCATCAGTTTCACTTAATCAACCTCTAAACTCATTAAAATCAAATTGGGTAATTGGTGGACTTCTACTCACAGCTGAATATATTTTGGTTCCACTATGGTACATTGTTCAG GCACAAATTATGAAGGAGTACCCAAATGAACTTACTGTAATATTCTTTTACAATCTAACTGTTAGCATCATAGCTGCAGTTGTAGGTTTAATGAcagaaaaaaatccaaatgcTTGGAGATTGAGGCCAAATATAGCATTGGTCTCGGTTGTGTGCTCG GGAATTTTTGGATCATTCATAAACAACACAGTTCATGCGTGGGCGTTGCGCGTGAAAGGACCTCTCTTTGTAGCAATGTTCAAGCCCTTGTCGATTGCCATTGCTGTTGCCATGGGTGTTATGTTCCTTAGTGACACCCTCCATCTTGGCAG TCTTGTTGGAGCAACAATAATATCTTTCGGCTTCTACACTGTAATGTGGGGAAAAGCCAAAGAGGAGATTGGTGTGGACCATGAAGTTGGCAGCCTGGAATCACCATCTACCACTCAAAAGACCCCTCTATTGCAGAGCTATAAAGCTCAAGAG GGAATCTTTCTAAAGAAAAGCCATTTGGACTCATATGTTAGTACCATCAGCAAAGTTAAATGA
- the LOC115976704 gene encoding WAT1-related protein At3g28050-like isoform X2 codes for MGGRYCYKDVWPFTAMVTMECINVGLNTLFKAATLQGMSYHVFVVYAYAIAALVLFPAPFISRRSRVLPPLNFSIMSKIGLLGIIGSSSQIMGYTGINYSSPTLASAISNLVPAFTFILAIIFRMEKVALRSTSSQAKILGTIISISGAFVVTLYKGPPIVIAQKSSVSLNQPLNSLKSNWVIGGLLLTAEYILVPLWYIVQAQIMKEYPNELTVIFFYNLTVSIIAAVVGLMTEKNPNAWRLRPNIALVSVVCSGIFGSFINNTVHAWALRVKGPLFVAMFKPLSIAIAVAMGVMFLSDTLHLGSLVGATIISFGFYTVMWGKAKEEIGVDHEVGSLESPSTTQKTPLLQSYKAQEV; via the exons atgggagggAGGTATTGTTACAAAGATGTGTGGCCCTTCACAGCCATGGTGACAATGGAGTGTATCAACGTTGGGTTAAACACTCTGTTCAAGGCCGCCACTTTACAAGGGATGAGTTACCATGTCTTTGTTGTCTATGCTTATGCTATTGCTGCTCTTGTTCTCTTTCCTGCACCTTTTATCTCCAGaag ATCAAGGGTGCTTCCTCCCCTTAACTTTTCCATAATGTCCAAAATTGGTCTTCTTGGAATCATAGG GAGTTCATCTCAGATCATGGGATATACAGGCATCAATTACAGTTCTCCAACACTTGCTTCAGCCATCAGCAACTTGGTGCCAGCCTTTACCTTCATACTTGCCATCattttcag GATGGAAAAGGTAGCATTGAGAAGCACAAGCAGTCAAGCAAAAATCTTGGGCACCATAATATCAATATCAGGTGCATTTGTTGTGACTCTCTACAAAGGCCCGCCAATCGTCATTGCTCAAAAATCATCAGTTTCACTTAATCAACCTCTAAACTCATTAAAATCAAATTGGGTAATTGGTGGACTTCTACTCACAGCTGAATATATTTTGGTTCCACTATGGTACATTGTTCAG GCACAAATTATGAAGGAGTACCCAAATGAACTTACTGTAATATTCTTTTACAATCTAACTGTTAGCATCATAGCTGCAGTTGTAGGTTTAATGAcagaaaaaaatccaaatgcTTGGAGATTGAGGCCAAATATAGCATTGGTCTCGGTTGTGTGCTCG GGAATTTTTGGATCATTCATAAACAACACAGTTCATGCGTGGGCGTTGCGCGTGAAAGGACCTCTCTTTGTAGCAATGTTCAAGCCCTTGTCGATTGCCATTGCTGTTGCCATGGGTGTTATGTTCCTTAGTGACACCCTCCATCTTGGCAG TCTTGTTGGAGCAACAATAATATCTTTCGGCTTCTACACTGTAATGTGGGGAAAAGCCAAAGAGGAGATTGGTGTGGACCATGAAGTTGGCAGCCTGGAATCACCATCTACCACTCAAAAGACCCCTCTATTGCAGAGCTATAAAGCTCAAGAGGTATAA